A stretch of DNA from Clostridium sp. JN-9:
ACATATGCTGAAAAATGCTTCAGGTGTCATAAAGAGAAAAATCGATGATGTGTTTGGTAACTCCTTAATGGAAAAGGAAAAAACAAGGCTTGCTACATTAATTTATTATCCTGAACAAAAACTTGAAATAATCAAACAAACAGAAGAAAATTTAGATGACTGGTACAGAATAACCATGTATCAGCTCATTCAGTTATGCAAAAATGTTTCATCAAAGTATACAAGATCTAAAGTCAGGAAAGCACTTCCTAAAGATTTTTCATATATAATAGAGGAACTGCTTCATGAACAGGGAGATAAAATAGATAAACATGATTACTATGAGGAAATAATAAAGACTTTAATTGACATTGATATTGCTGATGAATTCATAATAGCAATTTCAAAGGTTATTCAGAAACTGGTAGTAGACAGACTTCATATTATAGGAGATATATACGACAGAGGACCTGGAGCAGAAATTATTATGGATGCCCTTATGAATCATCATTCAATAGATATTCAATGGGGAAATCATGACATTATATGGATGGCTGCTGCAGCAGGTTCAAAAGCATGTATAGCTAATGTACTGAGGATATCTTTAAGGTATGCCAATTTAAATACTATAGAGGATGGTTATGGTATAAACTTACTTCCGCTGGCTACCTTTGCCATTGATCATTATAGTGACGATCAGTGTAAAAGTTTTAAACCTAAAACTATTGATAAAACATTGAGTAAAAATGATATTAACCTGATAGCAAAGATGCACAAAGCCATTTCAGTTATTCAATTTAAATTAGAAGGACAGATTATAAAATCTCATCCCGAATTTAACATGGATAATAGATTACTTTTAGATAAAATTGATTATGAAAAGGGTACCATAAATTTATATGGTAAAGTATATACTCTAAACGATAATAAATTTCCAACAGTAAATAAGGAAAATCCATATGAATTAACCCCTGAGGAAACGGATTTAGTAGAAAAATTAACCCGTTCTTTTACAAACAGTGACAAGCTTCAAAGGCATATTAAATTTTTATATAGTAAGGGCAGTATGTACTTAGTTTTCAATTCAAATCTGCTTTACCACGGCTGCATTCCATTAAATGAAGATGGAAGCTTTACTAAGATAAAAATAGGAAATGTATTTTACAGCGGGAAATCTCTTCTTGACCGCCTTGACAGAATTGCAAGAGATTCATACTTTTCAAAAAAAGGTTCTAAAGCTAAAAAATTCGGCATGGATATGATGTGGTACCTATGGTGCGGGCCTGATTCCCCTATGTTTGGCAAGGATAAAATGACAACCTTTGAAAGATACTTTATAAACGATAAGGAAACTCATATAGAGAATAGAAACCCCTATTACAAATACAGGGATGACGTTGATTTAAGCATAAGGATATTAAAAGAGTTTTCACTTGATCCTGAAACTTCACATATAATAAATGGACATATACCAGTAAAGACTAAGGAAGGAGAAAGTCCAATTAAAGCTAATGGCAAGCTATTAGTAATAGATGGAGGCTTTTGCAGAGCCTATCAGCCTGAAACAGGTATTGCCGGCTACACTTTAATATACAATTCCTATGGACTTCTTCTTATTTCCCATGAGCCATTTGAATCCACAGAAAAGGCTATTGTAGATGAAAAAGATATCCTGTCTTCATCTACAATACTTGAACAGGCAGTTAAAAGAAAAACTGTAGGCGACACTGATATAGGAAAAGATTTAAAAAAGCAGATCTCAGATTTAAAAATGCTGCTCATTGCATATAGAAAAGGTCTTATTAAAGAAAATGTGTAGGAAGAACCCATGTGGTTCTTCCTACACATTTTTATTTTCATCTAAAATTTTATTCAGCTCAGTTTCTATAATATCATGAACAGTTACAGCAAAATTTGATTTTTCCTCTTTTGATAATTTTGTTACGTCAATAGGTTTATGTATAACCATATGAAGTTTATTCCCTGTAACATGGTTTCCAGTTTCAAGTACCTTGTATGTTCCCTCTATTGTAACCGGCACCACAGGTACACCTGCATTAAAGGCCAGTTTCATGCTTCCTCTTTTAAATTCCTTCATCTTTCCGCCCAGGCTTCTGGTACCTTCCGGGAAAATTATCATGGAATATCCTCTCTTAACATTTTCCACTCCTGCATTTATAGCTTTAACAGACTCTCTTATATTTTCTCTGTCTATAAAAACAGTATGAAGCATTTCCAGCCATCCTGAAATCAGAGGAAGTTTTTTTATTTCCTTCTTTGCAATGAATCCAATAGGTTTGTTTATGAATCCAAAAAACAGGAATCCATCAAAAATACCCTGATGATTTGATATAAATACACATGGTCCCTGTGGTATATTTTCAATGCCAGTAATCTTTGTAGCAGTTTTAGTTTTTTTCAATATAAAGTTAGACATTTGTACAGTTTTACTGTAAAGATATCTTTCTGCTTCCTCAGCTGACTTTTTCTTCAACATTTTATACTTTATTTTATACACAGTTGTGTATATCATGTAACCTGCAAAATAAGCGTACCATAATTTTTTGTTCATTTTGTGTACCTCCACACATATTATACCTTATTCTATAAAAAACAAAAGCTTAGTCTATCTTGCCCATTCAGCTCTTATTTCTTTTAATTCATTTTTTGCATAAAAAATATCCGGTTCTTCATACTCTACATTTGATAATCTTAATACCCTGCCATAGGAATGCTTTATAGATAGTTCCTTCCCTTTTCCTGTTAATACCCAGATTATGCGGTAATTTTTTGGTTTTATCTTAAGCTCTTTTTCACCAAGGCCGTCTGTAAAATATAAAAGTATGCTGCTCATGTTTCCATGCATATTCATATATTCAATTACAGGTGAAAAAGCTGTTGCACCTCTGGTGTTTACTTTTTCCTTAACCTGCCTTACATTTCTAACCTTATATATTCTTTTTATTTCACTATCACATTCAATTATAGTTATTTCATGATTCTGGTTTTTTATAATTGAAAATACTTCTCTGATGCTTTGATAAAATTCATTCTGGCTAATGCTGCCGCTGATATCTATGGCTATGGTTATTTCTGTTACTTTTCTAGATAGAGTCCCAGGCAGATCAAGCCTGTCAGGCTGCCTTCTATTTCTTCTGGTAGTGGTTTTTCTGCGGCCTTCAGGCATTGTACCTGCTATCTTTTTTAAATAATCCTGCCATCTGATGTGAGGCTCTTTTCCTGCATCCTTTATATATTTATCTATCTGCTGAGGAACACTTCCTTTTGCAGACTGAAGTGCAGTTTTTTTTGTTAATGCATCAATTTCATCCTCTGTCATATTACTCCATGACTTATGCCAAATATCATGCAATTGTTCATTGATCTGTGGGTTATGATCTGTAATGTTCAAAGCCTCAGTTTTTATTTTTTTATCCTTAAGCAGGTTAATTGCCCCATCTATATCATATGCATATTCTTCCATGGTCTTACCAACCTTTAAATCCACATTATAAGCCATTCCAACAGTTTCCAAAGTATTACTCCAAGGTGGAATATTTTTTATATATTGATTTATGCTTACATCCATAGCTAAATTTACAGCCAGCTTGCTGTATTTTTTTCTAAGAGCTTTTTCCCTTTTATAGTGCTGATTTATTATATGATATATCTCATGTTTTATGATTGCATCCATCTGCAGAACAGAACATGAAAGAAAGATCTTTGGATTAAAAAACATTTCAAATCCTGAAATATTGGAAATTGTGCCTGCAGCTGCAGGTAAATCTAATTTTATATGTTTGCTTACATTCATCATAAAGTATGCAAAAAAATTATCCTCTCCACTCATCATAGATAAAGTACATAGTTCAATAAGCTTTAAAAACTTTCTTTTAAACTGTTCATTTATCTCTTCCTCTGGTTTCACCCAGGATACTGCTTCACTATATAATTCTCTTCTTAATGCTTCAAAATTAAGGTTTTCCTCCATAAATTCACCTGCTTAAAATTAGTCTTCAAAATTTTTATACATGTCAAAATAGCCATTAATAAATTCATCCTGATCCAAAAATTCCTTATATAACTTTTCAGGATATTTGTTTTTAATTTCCTTCATTATAGCCATTTTAAGATCATTAGAATAAAGATTAAGTACTTTGCAGAAAATTAAAATTTCTTTTTTTCTCTCCTGTAATTCATTAATGTAATTCAATGCATTTTTACTCATTAAATATAACCTGGAAGGCGTCTCACTTTGGATTTTATCCCGCAGCTCACTGGAAATTTCCTCCCCTTTTAACAGTTCCTGCGGTTCAATCATAGGATTATTATAGTTTTTAATAAAATTCATAAAATCCTGCGCAATATTTTGTCCCACATTACCTTTTATTACATTAAACAATATTCTTCCTGGAACATGCTCTTTATCATTTAAATAAACCTCATATGCATTTGAAACCCTTTCCCAGCTTCTTGGTGTAGCCTTTATACTGCTTTCTGCATAAGGTGTATGTAAATATTCCGGAAATGCTGCAATAAACTCCAATACCTGATTATTTATTTTCCCTTCATCCATGCCCCATTGAATCCACGCCTTAACATCAGTGTCCATTTCAACCCATACAAATCTATCTTCCTGGGCAGGGTCCATGTCTACCACCTGATAGTCAGTACTGGAAAACCCATCATTATTAGCAGAAGGATTCATTGCAGCTATTACATGTACATTTTCAGGCAGTACATATCCATTTATTTCCCTGTTTAATATAATATTCATTAACTCCTGCTGAACACTATGTTCACATCTATTCAGCTCATCTATAAAAAGCAGTATTTCCCTTTTAGAGTCCAGTTCAATTACATTGTTTATGTCCAGAAATTTGCTGTGAATTGCATAAGTGGTTACCTTCCTTTTAACCTTAGTGTTACCAATTATCATATCATGTTCTTCCACAGTAGGCAGACCGCCTATTTCACCTTCTTTAAGCATATTTCCATCAATATTTACATAATAATAATTATTTCTTTTTGCTAATTCTTTAGCCAAAGCTGTTTTACCAATTCCGCTTTCCCCTACTATCATTGGAACTGCTTTGCTTTTTAGAACCAGCTCCACTGTCATTAGTACATCGTTAAAATTCATTTTTTTTCTCCTTGCCATTTAATACTCTAAATTACAGTCTACAAAAATTCTTTTGGCCTTTTTGCTTGCATATAATCTAATAAACTTATTTTTGTTAAATGTAATTGTTTTGCTTTCAATATAATCTGATATATACTTTTTATTTATTTTTTCATCTATAAACTTTTTCTTTAATATTCTCTTTATGTCACCTTCACTTACGGAGCCTCCAACATATTTTAATACCTTTATATTTAAATAAATAAAATTTTCAATTTTACTTTGGTTTAGTTCATTAATATAATTAACTGCTTCTTCATTCTTACAAACAGCTGAATTTTCCACTTCTTCATCAGCATTTTCAATATATTTTATTGCATGCCAGTTTTTATTCACTGCTAATAATTGTATATCCTTGTCTGGCTTTTTTATAAACTTAATAGAATCCCAATCCTTTTCTATAGCCATTCTTTGAATTTCCTGTGATGGATCATTAACAAATTGTATAGCCCAGCCCTTTGAATTCACTGCTTTAACTATAACATCATAGGATGGATCTTTAATTACCTTTAAAATGTTCCAGGCTTTTTCTACAGCATAAAGGCACATTTCTTCATCAGGATTTTTTATGTATTCAAAGGACCATACATTGGATTTCAAAGCTTCCATGATTATTTCCTTTGATGGATTTTTTATATATTTTAATAAAGCACCGTTTTTTTTCACAGCTTCCATATCTTCCATAACAATACCTCTTTTCAGGCTAATTTTAGCATAAATTAAAAAATATTAAAATGGAAAATCATTATTCATGTATGTAACACTTTTGTAACATAAATTACAGCTGCGTAACCAATTGCAGAAAATTAAAGTATACACTATAATTAGGATAATTAAATACACTTTACAATGGGTCTGTGCCTATTCTTTTGTACCCATTATTAAGGGGGAAGATTATGAATAATGAACAAAATAAAACTATATTGTTAGTTGAAGATGAGAAATCAATTAGAGGATTTATAAAAATAAATTTACAGAGAAATGACTTTTTAGTAATTGAAGCAGCAAGCGGTGAAGAAGCTTTAAGTAAAATGCACACTCAGAAAATAGATTTGGCCATTCTTGATGTTATGCTTCCTGGAATAGATGGTTATCATGTTTGTAAAGAAATAAGGGAAGCCTATCCACAAGTGGGCATTATAATGCTTACAGCTAAGAGCCAGGATATGGATAAGATTATAGGTCTTGAATTTGGTGCTGATGACTATATGATTAAGCCTTTTAATCCACTGGAGCTTGTACTTAGAGTAAAAGCACTAATAAGACGTACAGGTAATACTACAGATAACAGCAGTGAAAATATTTTAATCCATGGTCCTTTTAAAATTGAAGTAGATGCTCAAAGAGCATATAAAAATGACATAGAGCTTGACCTCACTCCTAAGGAATATATGCTTTTAAAAATATTTATTGAAAATGCAGGCAAAGCTTTAAAAAGGGATGATCTGCTGGATATGGCATGGGGATATAATTTTATGGGTGATTCAAAGTTAGTTGACGTAAATATAAGAAGATTAAGATCTAAAATTGAAGATGATGCCTCAAACCCAACCTTTATTGAAACTGTATGGGGAACTGGTTACAGATGGCATAAGAATTAACTTTAAGGATGGTTTTATAATGAAAAGCATTAAAACCCGTTTAGTGGGAAACTTTATGTTATTGATAGTTGTAACTATTGCAGTTTTAGAAATACTTTTGCTTAATGCAGTAAAATATTACTATTACAACAACATAGAGGATATCCTTACAAATCAGATTAAAATATCATCAGATTTTTATTCAAGATATTTCAGCAGTTCTACACTGCAGGAAAATTTAATAGACAACGTGGATGTATTTTGGGAACAAACTCCTGCTGAAGTACAGATAGCCGATACTGAAGGAAATGTGTTAATGGATTCCATAGGAGTACTGCCTAAGGAAAAAATTCAGACTGATGATTTTAAAAAAGCTTTAAAGGGTTCAAAGGGCTTGTGGGTGGGCTCTGTAAGCTATGATAAATATAAGGTAATGACAGTTTCTTATCCATTAAAATCCAATGATAAGATTATAGGAGTATTAAGATTTACTTCCAGTTTAAAGGATGTTGAAAAGCTAATAGAAAAAGTTACATTTGTTTTTATTGCTGCTGGTATAATTGTCATAATTCTTGCTGGCTTACTTGGAGTATTTCTTTCAAATACAATAACGGAGCCATTAAAAGAAGTAACGGATTCAGCCCAGAAAATGGCGGGAGGAAACTTTACTGCAAGAGTTCCAAGAAAATATGATGATGAAATTGGTAAGCTATCTGATACTTTAAACTATATGGCAGATGAAGTATTAAAAAGAGAACAGCTGAAAAATGATTTTATATCCTCTGTATCCCATGAGCTTAGGACTCCCCTTACCTCAATTCGGGGCTGGGCTATAACTTTAAAAAGCGGTGATCTGTCAGATAAAGATATGATTTCTGACGGCCTCAATATTATTGATGAAGAGGGTGAAAGGCTTTCCGGTATGGTTGAAGAGCTATTAGATTTTTCAAAGCTCATATCTGGAAAAACAAAATTAAAAATTCAGCAGTGCAATATTATTGACATAATTAATAAAGTACACAAGCAGCTTACTCCAAGAGCAGAAAGAGAGAATATTAATTTTACAGTAAGCTATGACCCTGATCTGCCCTATATAAATATTGATAAAAACAGAATTATTCAGGTATTAATTAATGTATTGGATAATGCCTTCAAATTTGTTGGTAAAGATGCAAAGGTTACGCTAACTGCTACTTATGATAGCAGCTATATAATTATTGTCATAGAAGATAATG
This window harbors:
- a CDS encoding DUF4116 domain-containing protein; translated protein: MEDMEAVKKNGALLKYIKNPSKEIIMEALKSNVWSFEYIKNPDEEMCLYAVEKAWNILKVIKDPSYDVIVKAVNSKGWAIQFVNDPSQEIQRMAIEKDWDSIKFIKKPDKDIQLLAVNKNWHAIKYIENADEEVENSAVCKNEEAVNYINELNQSKIENFIYLNIKVLKYVGGSVSEGDIKRILKKKFIDEKINKKYISDYIESKTITFNKNKFIRLYASKKAKRIFVDCNLEY
- a CDS encoding AAA family ATPase; the encoded protein is MNFNDVLMTVELVLKSKAVPMIVGESGIGKTALAKELAKRNNYYYVNIDGNMLKEGEIGGLPTVEEHDMIIGNTKVKRKVTTYAIHSKFLDINNVIELDSKREILLFIDELNRCEHSVQQELMNIILNREINGYVLPENVHVIAAMNPSANNDGFSSTDYQVVDMDPAQEDRFVWVEMDTDVKAWIQWGMDEGKINNQVLEFIAAFPEYLHTPYAESSIKATPRSWERVSNAYEVYLNDKEHVPGRILFNVIKGNVGQNIAQDFMNFIKNYNNPMIEPQELLKGEEISSELRDKIQSETPSRLYLMSKNALNYINELQERKKEILIFCKVLNLYSNDLKMAIMKEIKNKYPEKLYKEFLDQDEFINGYFDMYKNFED
- a CDS encoding fructose-1,6-bisphosphatase is translated as MAFYTDKDIDKIEKDLRYLNLLAKQYPTISAAGTEIINLQSILNLPKATEHFISDIHGEYESFTHMLKNASGVIKRKIDDVFGNSLMEKEKTRLATLIYYPEQKLEIIKQTEENLDDWYRITMYQLIQLCKNVSSKYTRSKVRKALPKDFSYIIEELLHEQGDKIDKHDYYEEIIKTLIDIDIADEFIIAISKVIQKLVVDRLHIIGDIYDRGPGAEIIMDALMNHHSIDIQWGNHDIIWMAAAAGSKACIANVLRISLRYANLNTIEDGYGINLLPLATFAIDHYSDDQCKSFKPKTIDKTLSKNDINLIAKMHKAISVIQFKLEGQIIKSHPEFNMDNRLLLDKIDYEKGTINLYGKVYTLNDNKFPTVNKENPYELTPEETDLVEKLTRSFTNSDKLQRHIKFLYSKGSMYLVFNSNLLYHGCIPLNEDGSFTKIKIGNVFYSGKSLLDRLDRIARDSYFSKKGSKAKKFGMDMMWYLWCGPDSPMFGKDKMTTFERYFINDKETHIENRNPYYKYRDDVDLSIRILKEFSLDPETSHIINGHIPVKTKEGESPIKANGKLLVIDGGFCRAYQPETGIAGYTLIYNSYGLLLISHEPFESTEKAIVDEKDILSSSTILEQAVKRKTVGDTDIGKDLKKQISDLKMLLIAYRKGLIKENV
- a CDS encoding ATP-binding protein, translating into MKSIKTRLVGNFMLLIVVTIAVLEILLLNAVKYYYYNNIEDILTNQIKISSDFYSRYFSSSTLQENLIDNVDVFWEQTPAEVQIADTEGNVLMDSIGVLPKEKIQTDDFKKALKGSKGLWVGSVSYDKYKVMTVSYPLKSNDKIIGVLRFTSSLKDVEKLIEKVTFVFIAAGIIVIILAGLLGVFLSNTITEPLKEVTDSAQKMAGGNFTARVPRKYDDEIGKLSDTLNYMADEVLKREQLKNDFISSVSHELRTPLTSIRGWAITLKSGDLSDKDMISDGLNIIDEEGERLSGMVEELLDFSKLISGKTKLKIQQCNIIDIINKVHKQLTPRAERENINFTVSYDPDLPYINIDKNRIIQVLINVLDNAFKFVGKDAKVTLTATYDSSYIIIVIEDNGCGISKEELPKVKEKFYKGKSSKSQNGIGLSICDEIISQHNGILQIDSELNVGTKVSICLPLEN
- a CDS encoding lysophospholipid acyltransferase family protein; its protein translation is MNKKLWYAYFAGYMIYTTVYKIKYKMLKKKSAEEAERYLYSKTVQMSNFILKKTKTATKITGIENIPQGPCVFISNHQGIFDGFLFFGFINKPIGFIAKKEIKKLPLISGWLEMLHTVFIDRENIRESVKAINAGVENVKRGYSMIIFPEGTRSLGGKMKEFKRGSMKLAFNAGVPVVPVTIEGTYKVLETGNHVTGNKLHMVIHKPIDVTKLSKEEKSNFAVTVHDIIETELNKILDENKNV
- a CDS encoding VWA-like domain-containing protein; the encoded protein is MEENLNFEALRRELYSEAVSWVKPEEEINEQFKRKFLKLIELCTLSMMSGEDNFFAYFMMNVSKHIKLDLPAAAGTISNISGFEMFFNPKIFLSCSVLQMDAIIKHEIYHIINQHYKREKALRKKYSKLAVNLAMDVSINQYIKNIPPWSNTLETVGMAYNVDLKVGKTMEEYAYDIDGAINLLKDKKIKTEALNITDHNPQINEQLHDIWHKSWSNMTEDEIDALTKKTALQSAKGSVPQQIDKYIKDAGKEPHIRWQDYLKKIAGTMPEGRRKTTTRRNRRQPDRLDLPGTLSRKVTEITIAIDISGSISQNEFYQSIREVFSIIKNQNHEITIIECDSEIKRIYKVRNVRQVKEKVNTRGATAFSPVIEYMNMHGNMSSILLYFTDGLGEKELKIKPKNYRIIWVLTGKGKELSIKHSYGRVLRLSNVEYEEPDIFYAKNELKEIRAEWAR
- a CDS encoding response regulator transcription factor, which produces MNNEQNKTILLVEDEKSIRGFIKINLQRNDFLVIEAASGEEALSKMHTQKIDLAILDVMLPGIDGYHVCKEIREAYPQVGIIMLTAKSQDMDKIIGLEFGADDYMIKPFNPLELVLRVKALIRRTGNTTDNSSENILIHGPFKIEVDAQRAYKNDIELDLTPKEYMLLKIFIENAGKALKRDDLLDMAWGYNFMGDSKLVDVNIRRLRSKIEDDASNPTFIETVWGTGYRWHKN